One genomic segment of Marinitoga piezophila KA3 includes these proteins:
- the sufB gene encoding Fe-S cluster assembly protein SufB: protein MVNQSMFDFRNEAKYAFKTPPGLNEKVIREISEAKNEPKWMLEHRLEAFKIFESYHEPNFGVDIKNLDLSKIVAYMKPDAKKAATWEEVPEEIKDTFEKLGIPEAERKALAGVGAQYDSEVVYQHIQKELDELGVIFLDMETAVKEYPDLIKEYFMKLVPSYNHRYAALHGALWSGGSFLYVPKGVKVPLPLQAYFRMNNPGMSQLEHTLIIADEGSEVEFIEGCSAPFYSVTNLHAGMVEIYVKKGAKMKYSTIQNWSKNTYNLNTKRAIVDEDGSMEWVSGSLGSFKTMLYPMTILKGKGAKNSSITLTYAGPNQHLDTGSKVFHLAPYTSSVVNARSISIGGGWAFYRGWVKIAESAKGAKSSVECNALMLDNKSKSDTVPLIEVFTDDADVGHEAKIGRISEEQIYYLMSRGLSEADAKSMIVRGFIEPLVKELPLEYALELNKLINLEVESSIG from the coding sequence ATGGTTAATCAATCGATGTTCGATTTTAGAAATGAAGCTAAATACGCTTTTAAAACACCTCCTGGGTTAAATGAAAAGGTTATTAGAGAGATTTCAGAAGCAAAGAATGAACCTAAATGGATGTTAGAACATAGATTGGAAGCTTTTAAGATTTTCGAATCTTACCATGAACCGAATTTTGGTGTAGATATTAAAAATCTTGATTTAAGTAAAATAGTTGCATATATGAAACCTGATGCCAAAAAGGCTGCAACATGGGAAGAGGTTCCTGAGGAAATTAAGGATACTTTTGAAAAATTAGGAATTCCTGAAGCAGAAAGAAAGGCTTTAGCTGGAGTTGGAGCACAATACGATTCGGAAGTTGTTTATCAGCATATTCAAAAGGAATTAGACGAACTTGGGGTTATCTTTCTTGATATGGAAACTGCTGTAAAGGAATATCCTGATTTAATAAAAGAATATTTTATGAAGCTTGTGCCTTCATATAATCATAGATATGCAGCTTTACATGGAGCATTATGGAGCGGCGGCTCGTTTTTATATGTTCCAAAAGGTGTAAAGGTTCCTTTGCCATTACAGGCATATTTTAGAATGAATAATCCCGGAATGAGTCAGCTTGAACATACTTTGATTATTGCAGATGAAGGCTCAGAAGTTGAATTTATTGAAGGTTGTTCTGCACCATTTTATAGTGTAACCAATTTACATGCTGGTATGGTTGAAATATACGTAAAAAAAGGCGCAAAGATGAAATATTCCACCATTCAAAATTGGAGTAAGAATACATATAATCTCAACACCAAGAGGGCTATTGTTGACGAAGATGGTTCTATGGAATGGGTTTCCGGTTCTCTTGGAAGTTTTAAAACTATGCTTTATCCTATGACTATCTTAAAAGGTAAAGGCGCAAAGAATAGCAGTATTACATTAACATATGCCGGACCAAATCAACATCTTGATACTGGTTCAAAGGTATTTCACCTTGCACCATATACAAGTTCTGTTGTTAATGCAAGAAGTATTAGTATTGGTGGCGGTTGGGCATTTTATAGAGGCTGGGTGAAGATTGCCGAAAGTGCAAAAGGAGCTAAATCTTCTGTTGAATGTAATGCTTTAATGCTTGACAATAAATCAAAGAGTGATACTGTACCTTTAATTGAGGTGTTTACAGATGATGCTGATGTTGGACATGAAGCTAAAATTGGAAGAATCAGTGAAGAACAGATATATTATTTAATGTCAAGAGGTCTTAGCGAAGCGGACGCAAAGAGCATGATTGTAAGAGGGTTTATTGAACCGTTAGTAAAGGAATTGCCACTTGAATACGCATTGGAATTAAATAAATTAATTAATCTTGAAGTTGAATCCTCTATAGGATAA
- a CDS encoding SufD family Fe-S cluster assembly protein, with the protein MYEKALVLNHNDFLATEWKVPEIKSDNDYGIIEIEEAEKFYTSNELKSFRRKRFEEYKTLGFPKWKRSKLEGFNPLPYVAKFNSLMSDNLKSINDIDNKGIEILNNMDFDGSHRKFLLMSDVFFNTGFYLKTNKNQNNEVYWIKEVIDKSPLYGLEVIYIDENSEATLIRFIESKGKGTKIKTLRGKLEENSKLTVININLFDNDISTDNMFFDVGKNAQLTVYDINIGGKVTAPHIVTRLANENGKVDIYPYYLTQDNEIIDMFYLLRYYAPETIGHIVGRGVLMDSSRVIFRGNLDIKKGAKNAEAEEQDFNLVLSEKAKVMAFPSLYVDENEVNAGHAASVGTIEEDKLYYMMTRGYSKNAAKKEIAFGNFEPAIEVIEEINSKYAGALRDVIERRFDKEFSNS; encoded by the coding sequence ATGTACGAAAAAGCGCTTGTTTTAAATCATAATGATTTTTTGGCTACAGAATGGAAGGTTCCTGAGATAAAATCAGATAATGATTATGGTATAATTGAAATAGAAGAAGCTGAGAAATTTTACACAAGTAATGAATTAAAAAGTTTTAGAAGAAAAAGATTTGAAGAATATAAAACTTTAGGATTTCCAAAGTGGAAAAGGAGTAAATTGGAAGGTTTTAATCCTTTGCCATATGTTGCAAAGTTTAATTCTTTAATGTCAGATAATCTTAAATCAATTAATGATATAGATAATAAAGGTATTGAAATCTTAAATAATATGGATTTTGATGGTTCACACAGAAAATTTTTGTTAATGAGCGACGTGTTTTTTAACACAGGCTTCTATTTAAAAACTAACAAAAACCAGAATAATGAGGTTTATTGGATAAAAGAGGTTATTGATAAATCTCCATTATATGGTCTTGAAGTAATATATATTGATGAAAATAGTGAAGCTACTTTAATTAGATTTATAGAATCAAAGGGAAAGGGTACAAAGATTAAAACGTTAAGAGGAAAGCTGGAAGAAAATTCAAAATTAACTGTAATAAATATAAATCTTTTTGATAACGACATTTCAACAGACAATATGTTTTTTGATGTAGGAAAAAATGCACAATTAACTGTTTATGATATTAACATTGGCGGAAAGGTTACTGCCCCACATATTGTAACTCGGTTAGCAAATGAAAATGGAAAGGTTGATATTTATCCATATTATCTTACACAGGATAATGAAATAATAGATATGTTCTATCTTTTAAGATATTATGCACCAGAAACCATTGGTCATATTGTAGGACGTGGCGTTTTGATGGATTCTTCAAGGGTTATATTTAGAGGGAATCTTGACATTAAAAAAGGTGCAAAGAATGCTGAAGCTGAAGAGCAGGATTTTAATCTTGTTTTATCTGAAAAGGCTAAAGTAATGGCTTTCCCTTCATTATATGTTGATGAAAACGAAGTTAATGCTGGACATGCTGCAAGTGTAGGAACAATAGAAGAGGATAAGCTTTATTATATGATGACAAGAGGATATTCCAAAAATGCTGCTAAAAAGGAAATTGCTTTTGGGAATTTTGAACCGGCAATAGAGGTTATTGAAGAAATAAATTCTAAATATGCGGGGGCGTTAAGAGATGTTATCGAGAGAAGATTTGATAAGGAGTTTTCCAATTCTTGA
- a CDS encoding aminotransferase class V-fold PLP-dependent enzyme, with product MLSREDLIRSFPILEREINGKKLVYFDNGATTLTPVEVTDAIKGFYDYHNANVHRGAHLLSNEATDMYESSRKAVAKFINAKTSEVIFTRGTTESINLFAYSIGKSGWLKDKEVLITTIEHHSNFVPWQQLAYTFDFTVQYYNPENGIFNLDEFLRNVNENTKLISITGLSNVTGQVIPIEEIIKFAHEKEILVHVDGAQLVPHFGIDVKKLDVDFLSFSGHKILGPMGIGIFYGKKKLLKKLPPFHYGGEMINWVSIENTDFAELPEKFQAGTPNVGGAVGLKAAIDYINKIGIDNIIEHDKRLTEYANKRFKELDFVTVYGPEDKTSIITFNVDNIHPHDVAQILSDKFGIAVRSGHLCAQPLLKQLGTKSVCRASFYFYNTEEEVDRLIEGLKYIREWLR from the coding sequence ATGTTATCGAGAGAAGATTTGATAAGGAGTTTTCCAATTCTTGAGAGAGAGATTAATGGAAAAAAATTGGTATATTTTGATAATGGCGCAACAACTTTGACACCTGTTGAAGTTACTGATGCCATAAAGGGTTTTTATGATTATCATAACGCAAATGTGCACCGTGGTGCGCATTTGCTTTCAAATGAAGCCACAGATATGTATGAAAGTTCAAGAAAAGCTGTAGCAAAGTTTATTAATGCTAAAACAAGCGAAGTGATTTTTACACGGGGAACAACAGAGTCTATAAACCTTTTTGCATATTCCATAGGTAAAAGCGGTTGGTTAAAAGATAAAGAGGTGCTTATTACTACCATAGAACATCATTCTAATTTTGTTCCATGGCAACAGTTAGCATATACATTTGATTTTACTGTTCAATATTATAATCCAGAAAATGGAATCTTTAACCTTGATGAATTTTTAAGAAATGTGAATGAAAACACAAAACTAATTTCAATAACGGGATTATCAAATGTCACAGGTCAGGTAATTCCTATTGAGGAAATTATAAAATTTGCTCATGAGAAAGAAATCTTAGTTCATGTTGACGGTGCTCAATTGGTTCCACATTTTGGAATTGATGTAAAGAAACTCGATGTTGATTTTCTTTCATTTTCAGGGCATAAGATACTTGGACCTATGGGAATTGGAATATTCTATGGCAAGAAAAAACTTTTAAAGAAATTGCCTCCTTTTCATTATGGCGGAGAAATGATTAATTGGGTTAGCATTGAAAATACAGATTTTGCTGAATTGCCAGAAAAGTTTCAGGCTGGCACACCAAATGTTGGTGGTGCTGTTGGATTAAAGGCTGCTATTGATTATATAAACAAAATTGGAATAGATAATATTATTGAACATGATAAAAGATTAACTGAGTATGCTAATAAACGATTTAAAGAATTGGATTTTGTCACTGTTTATGGTCCAGAAGATAAAACATCAATTATTACATTTAACGTGGATAACATTCATCCACACGATGTTGCACAGATTTTAAGCGATAAGTTTGGTATAGCTGTAAGAAGTGGTCATTTGTGTGCTCAGCCTTTATTAAAACAGCTTGGAACAAAATCTGTGTGTAGAGCCAGCTTTTATTTTTACAATACAGAAGAAGAGGTTGATAGGTTAATAGAAGGATTAAAATATATCAGGGAGTGGTTGAGATGA
- the sufU gene encoding Fe-S cluster assembly sulfur transfer protein SufU translates to MSLEDLYSDIILDYARNPQFQGEIDDATISEDGKNLSCGDEITLFLKVKNGKIEEARFKGHGCIVSQSSAALMCEAITGKSLDEAEKILEEVKKMAQGEDFDEELVGNLVVYSEISKFPVRVKCFTLAWHTLENALEEIEEG, encoded by the coding sequence ATGAGTTTAGAGGATTTATATTCTGATATTATTCTTGATTATGCAAGAAATCCACAATTTCAGGGTGAAATTGATGACGCAACAATTTCTGAAGATGGAAAAAATTTATCCTGTGGTGATGAAATAACGCTATTTTTAAAAGTAAAAAATGGCAAAATAGAAGAGGCAAGATTTAAGGGACATGGTTGCATTGTCAGTCAATCTTCAGCTGCTTTAATGTGTGAAGCAATTACCGGAAAAAGCTTAGATGAAGCTGAAAAAATTCTTGAAGAGGTTAAAAAAATGGCACAGGGTGAGGATTTTGATGAAGAATTGGTTGGTAATCTTGTGGTTTATTCTGAGATATCAAAATTTCCGGTAAGGGTTAAGTGTTTTACTCTTGCCTGGCATACACTTGAAAATGCGCTGGAAGAAATAGAGGAAGGTTAA
- a CDS encoding RtcB family protein codes for MDIIRENKYMWKVEKFKNMKVPVYVLTDSQTIRSQEYHEAIMQLVNVATLPGIVKGSFGMPDIHWGYGFPIGGVAAFDADSGIISPGGVGFDINCGVRIMTTSLEFSEIKDYIDEILTRVYNEIPVGVGSRTNFKLSVKEMKKILNNGVYWAINNNYGLAEDLYNIEDSGKIKYADADFVSDEAIKRGADELGTLGSGNHFIEIQIVEKVFEKENAERYGLFEGQIVYMIHSGSRGLGHQVATDYIKIFRDNLKDWNKKIPDKQLINAPFKSKYGQEYFSAMNAAANFAFVNRQIMGHKIRNIFKDLFDVESKLLYDITHNIAKLEKHNVDGEEKDLIVHRKGATRAFPDQIVLIPGSMGSSSYILLGTEKSMSIAFGSSAHGAGRVLGRRQAKRRLNYKNVLNSMKEKKIKIISKSKNTIVEEAPEVYKDVDSVVDIIEKIGISRKIAKLTPVGVVKG; via the coding sequence ATGGATATTATAAGAGAAAATAAATATATGTGGAAAGTTGAAAAATTTAAAAATATGAAAGTTCCTGTTTATGTTTTAACCGATTCCCAAACTATTCGTAGCCAGGAATATCATGAAGCTATTATGCAATTGGTTAATGTTGCTACATTACCAGGGATTGTGAAAGGTTCTTTTGGTATGCCAGATATACATTGGGGTTATGGTTTTCCAATAGGTGGTGTCGCAGCATTTGATGCTGATAGTGGTATTATTTCTCCTGGCGGAGTTGGATTTGATATTAATTGTGGTGTTAGAATAATGACTACCTCTCTCGAATTTTCAGAGATAAAAGATTATATAGATGAGATACTAACCAGAGTTTATAATGAAATTCCTGTTGGCGTCGGCTCCAGAACGAATTTTAAATTGTCTGTAAAGGAAATGAAGAAAATCCTGAACAATGGTGTATATTGGGCAATAAATAATAATTACGGTTTGGCAGAAGATTTGTATAATATTGAAGATAGCGGTAAAATTAAGTACGCAGATGCGGATTTTGTTAGTGATGAAGCGATAAAAAGAGGAGCAGATGAATTAGGGACTCTTGGATCTGGAAATCATTTTATTGAAATCCAGATTGTTGAAAAGGTTTTCGAGAAAGAAAATGCTGAAAGATACGGTCTTTTTGAAGGTCAAATTGTATATATGATTCATTCAGGTTCAAGAGGTCTTGGACATCAGGTTGCAACAGATTATATAAAAATTTTCAGAGATAATTTAAAAGATTGGAATAAAAAAATTCCAGATAAACAGTTAATAAATGCTCCTTTTAAAAGCAAATATGGTCAGGAATATTTTTCTGCAATGAATGCTGCTGCCAATTTTGCTTTTGTTAATAGACAGATAATGGGACATAAAATAAGAAATATTTTTAAGGATTTATTTGATGTTGAATCTAAATTGTTATATGATATTACGCATAATATAGCAAAATTGGAAAAGCATAATGTTGATGGTGAAGAGAAAGATTTAATTGTTCACAGAAAGGGTGCTACAAGAGCGTTTCCGGACCAAATAGTGTTGATTCCTGGAAGCATGGGAAGTTCTTCATATATTTTGCTGGGTACAGAGAAATCTATGAGTATTGCATTTGGCTCATCTGCTCATGGAGCAGGGAGAGTTTTAGGTAGAAGACAGGCTAAAAGAAGATTAAATTATAAAAATGTTTTAAATTCAATGAAAGAAAAAAAGATAAAGATAATTTCAAAATCAAAAAATACCATTGTTGAGGAAGCACCAGAAGTGTATAAAGATGTAGATTCTGTTGTTGATATTATAGAAAAAATTGGAATATCCAGAAAGATTGCAAAGTTAACCCCCGTTGGAGTTGTAAAGGGTTAA
- a CDS encoding damage-control phosphatase ARMT1 family protein codes for MYAKFECIDCIVSQIKTIIGKNFDYLDEKEKFDLMKSVSTDLLKYSEYGKRPIELARVIYEKLGEKSETKTHDFYREEKQASNALFLEAYDELYKFLKDSDEPLKNAAKLSVLGNVIDYGIKNSFGELEWELENSLKLKNFSLDDFDSFYETLQEAKILLYIHDNAGEIVLDKLFIKMIKEEFPEVHIISAVRSAPVINDVTLEDAKEVGLEEVASEVIESGSKIPGTLLSDVNQEFLIAYKQADIIISKGQGNFEGLNGESEKIYFALMAKCPVVARELKVDVGDIIFSRKNLFVK; via the coding sequence ATGTATGCGAAGTTTGAGTGTATAGATTGTATAGTTTCTCAGATAAAAACAATTATAGGAAAGAACTTTGATTATCTCGATGAAAAGGAAAAATTTGATTTGATGAAGTCTGTTTCTACGGATCTTTTAAAATATTCAGAATATGGAAAAAGACCTATAGAATTGGCAAGGGTTATTTATGAGAAGCTTGGAGAAAAGTCTGAAACTAAGACACATGACTTTTATAGAGAAGAAAAACAGGCGTCAAATGCATTATTTTTAGAGGCTTATGATGAATTGTATAAGTTTTTAAAGGATTCTGATGAGCCGTTGAAAAATGCAGCAAAGTTATCTGTTCTTGGAAATGTTATAGATTATGGAATAAAAAATTCCTTTGGAGAGTTAGAATGGGAACTTGAAAATAGTTTAAAACTAAAGAATTTTTCTCTGGATGATTTTGATTCTTTTTATGAAACGCTTCAGGAGGCAAAAATATTATTATATATTCATGATAATGCAGGAGAAATTGTTCTTGATAAGTTGTTTATAAAAATGATAAAGGAAGAATTTCCTGAAGTACATATTATTTCTGCTGTAAGAAGTGCTCCTGTAATAAATGACGTTACTTTAGAAGATGCAAAGGAAGTTGGATTAGAAGAAGTGGCATCAGAGGTAATTGAAAGTGGAAGCAAGATTCCAGGTACATTATTAAGCGATGTTAATCAGGAATTTTTAATTGCGTATAAACAGGCTGATATTATTATCTCAAAGGGTCAGGGGAATTTTGAAGGTCTTAATGGAGAATCTGAAAAGATATACTTTGCATTAATGGCAAAATGTCCTGTTGTTGCTCGAGAATTAAAGGTAGATGTTGGGGATATAATCTTTTCAAGAAAGAATCTTTTTGTAAAATAA
- a CDS encoding 5'-nucleotidase C-terminal domain-containing protein, which yields MKKLLVLLVALLSIAIFAAPTHLVIFHINDTHGHVWPYGEYHNPDIGGFARIATLVNQERAVNDNVLFLHAGDVNTGVPESDQLDAIPDFVALHYMGVDAMALGNHEFDNPLSTTFMQQRYAGFPFLSANFVTKDGRQLFKPYIIKNVGGVKVAILGVTTEQTQVLEPLHLNGGKFLNVEETVKKYLPELKKKADIVVVLGHLGYGKDDQPLGVKYTTSDQLAKDVKGIDIIIDGHSHTLMNKAAYINKTIVVQAGEWGKYLGRLDLWVENGKIVDYEWAAIPINLKKYLGKDENGHSKYEYVTEPIPEDPFIKMIADYYYSLGAEELNKVVGETKILLDGERAHVRSGDTNLGHLITDALIWKTGADVALQNGGGIRASIQPGPITYRDILTVLPFGNTTYVFEMTGADLMKVLEYAATIPAGKGAWLHVGGMTYKIKDKKPVDVMVNGKPIDLKATYKVAANNYIAGGGDGYKMLKGLKGFDTGFVLADVVKEYIQHLGTIENYDNAPRVVVEK from the coding sequence ATGAAGAAGCTTTTAGTATTGTTGGTTGCATTGTTGTCTATTGCTATCTTTGCAGCACCAACACATCTTGTTATTTTCCACATTAACGACACACATGGACATGTATGGCCATATGGTGAGTATCACAATCCTGACATTGGTGGTTTTGCAAGAATTGCAACATTGGTAAATCAGGAAAGAGCAGTTAATGATAATGTATTATTCTTACATGCTGGTGACGTAAACACAGGTGTTCCAGAATCAGATCAATTAGATGCAATTCCGGACTTTGTTGCATTACATTATATGGGTGTAGATGCAATGGCTTTAGGTAATCACGAATTTGATAATCCTTTAAGCACAACATTTATGCAACAGAGATATGCTGGATTCCCATTCCTTTCAGCTAATTTTGTTACAAAAGACGGAAGACAGTTATTCAAACCATATATCATTAAAAATGTTGGTGGAGTTAAGGTTGCTATATTAGGTGTTACAACAGAACAGACACAGGTATTGGAACCACTTCACTTAAATGGCGGAAAATTCTTAAATGTAGAAGAAACAGTTAAGAAATACTTACCAGAATTAAAGAAAAAAGCTGATATTGTTGTTGTATTAGGACATCTTGGTTATGGTAAAGATGATCAACCACTTGGTGTAAAATACACAACATCAGATCAATTAGCAAAAGATGTTAAGGGTATTGATATAATTATTGACGGACATTCACACACATTAATGAATAAAGCAGCATATATCAACAAAACAATTGTTGTTCAGGCTGGTGAATGGGGTAAATATCTTGGAAGATTGGATTTATGGGTAGAAAATGGAAAAATCGTTGATTACGAATGGGCAGCAATTCCTATTAACTTAAAGAAATATTTAGGAAAAGACGAAAATGGACATTCAAAATATGAATACGTAACAGAACCAATTCCAGAAGATCCATTTATCAAAATGATTGCTGATTACTATTATTCATTAGGTGCAGAAGAATTAAATAAAGTTGTTGGAGAAACAAAGATATTATTAGATGGTGAAAGGGCACATGTAAGAAGTGGAGATACAAATCTTGGCCACTTAATTACAGATGCATTAATCTGGAAAACAGGTGCAGATGTTGCATTGCAGAATGGTGGAGGAATTAGAGCTTCAATTCAACCAGGACCAATTACATATAGAGATATTTTAACTGTATTACCATTTGGAAATACAACATATGTATTTGAAATGACAGGTGCAGATTTAATGAAAGTATTAGAATACGCAGCAACAATACCAGCTGGTAAAGGTGCATGGTTGCACGTTGGTGGTATGACATACAAGATTAAGGATAAGAAACCTGTTGATGTTATGGTAAATGGAAAACCAATAGACTTAAAAGCTACATATAAAGTAGCAGCTAATAACTACATTGCTGGTGGTGGAGACGGTTATAAGATGTTAAAAGGATTAAAAGGATTCGATACAGGATTTGTTCTTGCTGATGTTGTAAAAGAATACATTCAGCACTTAGGAACAATAGAAAATTATGATAATGCACCAAGAGTAGTTGTTGAAAAATAA
- a CDS encoding AAA-like domain-containing protein: MRMFCTSGPVDKKTCYYVERPDITEEALNHIERWEYFNIIAPAHSGKTTFLRMLEEKIKDKYLPMYVSFKDYKNIENSEDFVNKFFESIEINNKLKRLRDIENYFYELHEEQKKDIILMIDDYNELDNKEVLNDLLHIIRAMFHKKELYGLRSVIISGTEYIPIFPDDPASPYNIAYEMEFPYFTKEQVYDLLSQHEKETGQIFEEKVKELIWHNAAGQPGLTNGLANDLVVKKAFGEKIITVKHFEKTLEDYMRVYIDKNISNIINKAKKEKELIMKILFEPEKIEFNIYDENIQYLYLNGVIDNCDGKCCVKVPLYYKALYTRFRPKVNGEKSEMKTLNESVKTYLRKDGSLDLNKLLERYTRYIKNRGAIMFKGRNYYEGVYQYNLDQFLSLYVEAAEGKVYPETQIGGGRIDLLINLNNKEYLIEIKSNIDEDQYEKSKKQLVEYLKRSGLKEGWLVIYSEAIEDFKHEIEEIDGVKINVWFIKTNFESPSKVN; encoded by the coding sequence ATGAGGATGTTTTGTACATCAGGACCAGTTGATAAGAAAACATGTTATTATGTGGAAAGACCGGATATAACGGAAGAAGCGCTTAATCATATAGAAAGATGGGAATATTTTAATATAATAGCTCCTGCACACTCTGGAAAAACAACTTTTTTAAGAATGTTAGAAGAAAAAATAAAAGACAAATATTTACCTATGTATGTATCATTTAAAGATTATAAAAATATAGAGAATTCCGAAGATTTTGTAAATAAATTTTTTGAAAGTATAGAAATAAACAATAAACTTAAACGATTAAGAGATATTGAAAATTATTTTTATGAACTTCACGAAGAACAGAAAAAAGATATAATATTAATGATAGATGATTATAATGAATTGGATAATAAAGAAGTATTAAATGATCTTTTGCATATAATAAGAGCAATGTTTCATAAAAAAGAATTATATGGATTAAGAAGTGTGATAATATCAGGAACAGAATACATACCAATATTTCCGGATGATCCAGCAAGTCCATATAACATAGCATATGAAATGGAATTTCCATACTTTACAAAAGAACAGGTATATGACTTACTTTCACAACATGAAAAGGAAACAGGGCAAATATTTGAAGAAAAGGTAAAAGAATTAATATGGCATAACGCAGCAGGACAACCTGGATTAACCAATGGCCTTGCAAATGATTTGGTAGTAAAAAAGGCTTTCGGTGAAAAGATTATAACAGTAAAACATTTTGAAAAAACACTTGAAGATTATATGAGAGTATATATAGATAAAAACATATCAAACATAATAAACAAAGCGAAAAAAGAAAAAGAGTTAATAATGAAAATACTATTTGAACCGGAAAAAATAGAATTTAACATATACGATGAAAACATACAGTATTTATATTTAAATGGAGTAATAGACAATTGTGATGGAAAATGTTGTGTAAAAGTACCATTATATTATAAAGCATTATATACAAGATTCAGACCAAAAGTAAATGGAGAAAAAAGTGAAATGAAAACATTAAATGAAAGTGTAAAAACATATTTGAGGAAAGATGGAAGTTTAGACTTAAATAAATTACTCGAAAGATATACAAGATACATAAAAAATAGAGGAGCGATAATGTTCAAAGGAAGGAATTATTATGAAGGAGTATATCAATATAACTTAGACCAATTCTTAAGCTTATATGTAGAGGCAGCAGAAGGAAAGGTATATCCAGAAACACAAATAGGAGGAGGAAGAATTGATTTATTAATAAATTTAAATAACAAAGAATATCTAATAGAAATAAAATCAAATATAGATGAAGATCAATATGAAAAATCGAAAAAGCAATTAGTGGAATATTTAAAAAGAAGTGGCTTAAAAGAAGGCTGGCTTGTGATATATTCAGAAGCAATAGAGGATTTCAAACATGAAATAGAAGAAATAGATGGAGTAAAAATCAATGTGTGGTTTATAAAAACGAACTTTGAAAGTCCGTCAAAAGTGAATTAA
- a CDS encoding cold shock domain-containing protein, producing MRGKVKWFDAKKGFGFISGEDGNDVFVHFTAITMDGFKTLEEEQEVEYEIQENAKGLQAVNVRAI from the coding sequence ATGAGAGGAAAAGTTAAATGGTTTGATGCAAAAAAAGGATTCGGATTTATTTCTGGAGAAGATGGAAATGACGTTTTCGTACATTTCACAGCTATTACAATGGACGGATTCAAAACTTTAGAAGAAGAACAAGAAGTTGAATACGAAATTCAAGAAAACGCTAAAGGTTTACAGGCTGTAAACGTAAGAGCTATCTAA
- a CDS encoding cold-shock protein, whose amino-acid sequence MKGKVKWFDAKKGYGFISGEDGKDVFVHFTAITMDGFKTLEEGQEVEYEVQENEKGLQAVNVRAL is encoded by the coding sequence ATGAAAGGTAAAGTTAAATGGTTTGACGCAAAAAAAGGTTATGGTTTCATTTCTGGTGAAGATGGAAAAGACGTATTTGTACACTTCACAGCTATCACAATGGATGGCTTCAAGACTTTAGAAGAAGGTCAAGAAGTAGAATACGAAGTTCAAGAAAATGAAAAAGGCTTACAAGCTGTAAACGTAAGAGCTCTCTAA
- a CDS encoding acetate uptake transporter translates to MENKVTTVSEKLANPAPLGLMGFGMTTVLLNLHNAGIFELNVMIMAMGIFYGGLAQVIAGIFEFKKNNTFGATAFTSYGLFWLSLVAIWTMPKMGLGEAASATAVAFYLLMWGIFTLYMFVGTLKGNKSLQVVFGTLTILFFLLSMGDFLGSTAIKHLAGWEGIFCGASAIYTAMAEVLNEVYGKKVLPL, encoded by the coding sequence ATGGAAAATAAAGTTACAACTGTATCTGAAAAATTGGCAAATCCTGCACCGCTCGGATTAATGGGTTTTGGTATGACAACTGTATTATTAAATCTTCACAACGCTGGTATATTTGAATTAAATGTTATGATAATGGCTATGGGAATATTCTACGGTGGATTAGCACAGGTTATTGCTGGTATATTTGAATTCAAGAAAAACAATACATTTGGTGCTACAGCATTCACATCTTACGGTCTTTTCTGGCTTTCACTTGTGGCAATATGGACAATGCCAAAAATGGGATTAGGTGAAGCTGCTTCAGCAACTGCAGTAGCATTCTATTTATTAATGTGGGGAATATTCACATTATATATGTTTGTAGGAACATTAAAAGGAAACAAATCACTTCAGGTTGTTTTTGGAACATTAACAATATTATTTTTCTTATTATCAATGGGAGATTTCCTGGGAAGTACAGCTATAAAACATTTAGCTGGTTGGGAAGGTATATTCTGTGGAGCTTCTGCAATTTATACAGCAATGGCTGAAGTATTAAATGAAGTATACGGCAAAAAAGTTTTACCTTTATAA